The genomic segment CCATATGTCTGCCAGTAATGATACTGGTGGCAGTGGTGATGGGAGTCGCGGTGGCCATTAATCAAGGAGTAATTCCCATTTGATTGTGTTGTTTACTATTTTAATCGATGGTGCATGGTCTTACGTTCTGGGTTATGGTTATCATTGCTTCTTTACTTTCATAATTGTTGAAGTTTTTGCTCTAGGAGTGGCTACAGCCTGCTGCGATGCGAGATCGGGGAATTTGGGGTGGAATCTGTAAGAAGTCAAAAGCTAGCTTGCCAGATATCTATCGATCCATTTCATGCGTGGGGTGGAAACTGGAAAGTGTGGTGTTTTGTTTgcgatggttttttttttttcctttttaatttttgcaacaATTTCTATGATGTTCATGAGTGAGAGAGAGTGTATTCGTGCCTTGTATTCAGAATTTTTCCTGTGTTTATTTTTTGCCCacctgattttattttattttattgacttGGTGCTGCCAATGTAATTGCTATTTCAATTGGTAGAGAAATTCGAAATTCAACTccattatctaaaaataaaatgaaagaactttttaattttagatcatCTGTGATTTActgttcttgttttatttttattttcttttaatacacCAAAGAAGAAGGTCGAGTTCCACGCAATCAAACCTTCaaaaatgaaattcattttGCTTTTTCTCTTTTAGTAGTTTTATCCCCTCTCTCCCTGATTCTGGTTTCAATCTTATAATCATTCATATACtgtgttgaatttattttttgtttggtgaGTTGCTATAAATCTTTTGCATGCACAATAAAGATTATTTTGGGATCAGCAAGATAAGTAATTGTTAGGATTTTCTTTATGGATGTTTATGGGGAAATTGGAATTTTGCGTGAAATGGGGTTTTAATTTTGACCCAATATGCAGTTGAGAAGGGAATTTATTGCacatattttcttattcataattgttttgattcaaagtattttgtttgttcttatctaatttatttaaaattttaaaaactttcatatttatttaattcttgaaaattaattatattttttaggtgttttactACTAAATTAGGCTCACAGTGATTTTATTATGAACTTTTTTCTTATGTATGCTTAATAATCAATTGCATAATTtggaattcaatttaaaattgagAGGTGATAATTATTTCAAGAGGGGGAGGTTCTACTAATTTAATCATCGATATCTTTTGAACatcaatgaattattttaacaagCAAACTTTCAAGATctctaaaaaatttttaaatatatatatatatatatatatatatatatatatatatatatatatatatatatctcataaTAGGCTTGACGTGGGATAACAACATGatatagatatttataagaactttgaaaaaaagttcagtctaaatattataaaaaattatcagtgaaggcattttcaattttaaatatcatttggCTTGCACTTGTATGGATGGTGAGTCATGCCAACAAATagcataaaatttttaaaaaataattttttatgttttggtaaaTAATCAAAAAGCAActagaatgaaaagaaagacTCTTCAGTATATTGGAAAAGATGATAAAGATGAAgcgaaaaaaattaactcaaagaACAAAGGAAAGAGAGTTGTAAGTGGAAGTGGAAATACACCAATTACCATGAATCAGTTGTTAAAAAGGAATCTTAGAGAGGAAGCATTCGTCTGATGATGAATCAAACTTTGATTTGCTTGATATTGCCGATGATGcaagatgaagaaaaatgaaaaagaagaggaaaatggTGAATAAGAAATTTCTAATGATGCTGAAATGAAAAGTCATGGTATTAGAAATGATCAAGAGACTCAAATTGATGTCAACCCAGATTATTTAATGAGTTTTGAGTTAAATAATGTTAACAATATCGACATTGGTATTAGTAGTGACACAAATAATTCTTTAGACGGTAAAGATCTTGATGAATGTCTTAGAAATGATAAGTAAGATGATGATAAGTAAAATGAAAGCAATGAGACTAGTTTTAGAATGTGTTTAGGAATGCGGTAAAGaccgcgttcctaaaaaattcaattttttttttaaaatttaatatggtttgtatttttggatcgttttgatgtgctgatatcaaaaatgatttttaaaaaataaaaaaaaatataattggcatgtatttcggcacaaaaagttatttgaaaaacaaccgctaccacactgccaaacacattCTTAGTCTACATGACACACcaacatattatttattttaaatttgttaattattaattaatgaaaatctataaacatgaataattataatttatttttaaattatttgaactatatatttatgtatttatgttCGTTTATAACTTAGTCTCCTTATTTACACCTTATGTTCCTTTTCCTCCATGCATTTCATAAAAACACACACATAGGACTGCTAAatattttcccctttttttatcACCtcacattaattttaatttttttcaacacattccattttttttaattgatttcacattcttcttcctattttttattttattgattaccCAAATTGCCCTATCTGGAGTAAGACcagaaaaggaaaatttaaGCGGAATCGGATGATATAGAAATTTGGATAATGGAGCCACGTGTCCCATCTTATATTCTTCGTTACTGTCGTGCTTGTCTGTGTTGTTTATTTCcgttgaaaaatgaaaaggatcaaaatcaaatcatgtgattttgatatttttattttatatgacgTGAGATCACGTCGGTGGAGTCAAAGGATCTGCATGTTTCTCAAGCACAGGGGAGGTGTCCCTTTTCCCTTGCCCTCATTGGCATGTGCACGTGCACGTGCACGCACGAGGGCGGAGACCCAGCCTTTCTAATATCATGATTccgtatttttattattataacccAATCGGAAGGTCTAAATGCACAGCTATtcagcttgtttttttttaaatgtttttatttaaaaatatattaaaatattttttattattaaaatcaacacattaaaattatcagataatacataaaaaataaaattaatattttacccGGAAAGCTCGGCATAGAAATGGTGGATTGGATTTTACTCTTTGAGTCTAATTTTGCTCCGTCCAATTCTGATCTCATTTTTAATTGGCTGAGGATTTATTTTTTCCGGCATGTATCCATTAAACACTTTgatctgattttttaaaatttttctacattaatttttaaaaaatcaagtttaaaaataaacaatattttcatctatcaattacaaaatcataaagtaaaatataaactccaattaaaaaaataaaacgacaactttacaataaaaaataaaaattaaaagaagtagGTGAGTGTCGGACTGGAACACGAGGGAGATGACCCTCTCGTCGTATTGGATGTGTGGTTAACTCGTACACACACAtcgatattattattattattattattattattattaaataagctGTCACTTGTGTATATAAATGACTtatttgctatatatattttatacaagTCACTGTTTGTGTCGGTAAGATTTTactctctctgtgtgtgtgtatttttagtaccgtcatcttttttttcactgtaattgatttattttaaaagaaattaacagctactaaaaacaattaaaaattaatttaactgtTCATATATGaataatagataaaattattatattttttcatcattttaaattagattagaTGCGCGTGAGTGCTGGCCTCTAGACTCGCGAGTGCCTGGcctatacttttttaatttttttacctcttataaaaaaaaaatttagtagaTTCATTTATTCTTTGAGTTTGACATAGTTCTTGAAtgctgttataattttttaattaaattttaataatttattttggttattataataaattttatttttcaacatgattatattaaatttttttattttttcataacgCATAAATTATGAtcatactattttaatatttttctttatttttcttacttgtgttagcaattataaaatatttttttaatagaaccAGTAATTCCAATTAGAAATATTACTTTgactaagataaataaaaagatattttaataacataaaatcattaataaaaaataaactacatgtttaataataaaatcaaacaattctctaatgaatatatttttttagatttacagAAATTTTGGTCCCCAGAGCGCGCGATTCTATGAactagtttatttatattaaagcATTGCTCTTTACACCATCACATATACGATGGAAGACCAgtgaatattaattattttggatattaatcaTTGACACAAAAGTCAAAGTACGAAATTGATTGGCTGGGGAGTTACATGGATAGAAAGACAGCACCTCACTTACCCCTTCGACCGTTTACCTTTATTGCAAAACGAGTATAATCTCCgtattatcatttaaaattataaaaattatctttttttttaattatttatataaatacattacCAGATAAAGATGgactgtttaattaattaatttaatttcagcTGTCGTTAAATCCAACACAAAAAAGAGGAGGAGAGCCcaagaggaagaaaagaaaagagatgggCCAGCGATTATTCTAACTCCGGTGACAGACTGTACTGTACTGTCTCATTAACCCTGCGGCCTCATAAAGCTCACTCTCACTGTCACCTCAAATCTTTTTCAAAGTTTTGTAGTGAAAATCAAAGGAACGAGGGAGTAAACGAGCTTCTTCACTCTCATGGCTTCCATCATCGAATCTGGCTGGCTGgtacttctctttcttttcttttcttcccctcCTTTTGTCCGCCACCAacaccttgttttttttttttttttttaccgggAGATTTGATTTCTCTGGATCTGTATGTTTCCTGATTACTAGCAATGTGAACTCTAACACATACGTATGGTTTTTGAAGCTTTACTACATAAGCTAAGTGAATGTGGAGGAGCtacctgcatttttttttcagatcttTTCGTGCCTCAATGgacacggtttttttttttggagaaatagaataaaataacatttttgtgATGGATTTTACATTGCTCTCTGACCATTGTGAGATTGATATCTctctaattcaatttttaaccaCTCTAAGCTTTTCTTGCCAATGTTTATCTAGTTCTGGTTATTAATTACATGTGGGGTTTTTAGTTTTTCGGTTATATTAGTCAGTGGAAGAAACATTTGACTGATTTTAGTATCATATGTAAGCATGTAAATTGCAAACTGTGCCTATCGAACTATTAGTCTTCAACTTCAAAATGAGATGATGGAAGTGTGTTTGTTTGGTCGTATACTGTGTTCCTGTAAGCTTATAAGATTAATGGTTTTCTTTTTGATGCAGTATTTGATCACGCACTTCAGTGATTTTCAGTTGGCATGTCTTGGAAGTTTCTTTCTTCATGAAAGCGTCTTCTTCTTGTCTGGACTTCCTTTCATATATCTCGAAAGGGCTGGATGGCTGAAAAAGTACAAAATTCAGGTTGCCCTTTCTCTGCTTTGCTCTCATTACAattcttttacttgaatttgaCTAAAAGGATCTGCATGATTGATTCCAATTTGCATTGCCATTGCCATTGCAATGCCTTTAGTTTCTCATTCTGTTTGGGTGAATTAGTGATATTGCGAGACTTCTTTCACAACATTTGCTTGTGTCCTTTAAGGTCGTTACTGACTACTAGTTGCTGGTCCAATGCAGATGAAAAACAACACCCCTGCAGCTCAGGAGAAATGTATTGTTCGCTTACTCTTGTATCATTTTGGTGTTAATCTACCAGTTATGCTAGCCTCCTATCCTGTCTTCAGACACATGGGCATGCAAAGTAGTCTTCCATTCCCGTCCTGGTATTTTCAGGTTCTTTATATCCTAAAGCTTTTCTTAGCCAGACAAAGTTGCAAAGAGATATATAGctatccttttatttattttcggaATAGAGTACATGTCACTGGTTCCTTTGCATACTATTTCCCATTACTTCTGGAGCATAGTTAaaagattatgttttttttttcctgcaggAAAGTAATTCTAATGCAGATAATATTCTACTTCATCCTGGAAGATTTTATATTCTATTGGGGACACCGGTTCTTACATACAAAATGGCTGTACAAGCATGTGCACAGTATCCATCATGAGTATGTAGAGAGACTTAAATATTCTCTCTGGCATAAATTTTTTACCATCTATATCTACAAGGTGCTTTTATGTTGCACTTATGGTTTTTAATGTGCTTGTTATATGTGCAGATATGCTACACCATTTGGATTAACTTCTGAATATGCTCACCCTGCTGAGATACTGTTCCTTGGTTTTGCTACTATTGTTGGTCCTGCCATCACAGGCCCCCACCTGGTAACTTTGTGGTTATGGATGGTACTAAGGGTCCTGGAGACAGTTGAAGCACATTGTGGTTATCATTTCCCCTGGAGCCTCTCCAATTTTTTACCTTTGTATGGAGGGTGAGTGTTTAATACAGCTGTATGGTTTATTATCATTTACACCACATTTATACCATTGGTTCTtacatttgtttaaaaaattttccAGTGCTGATTTTCATGACTACCATCACCGCTTGCTGTATACTAAATCTGGAAACTACTCATCTACTTTCACTTACATGGACTGGTGAGTTTGACCCCctcaaaacattattatttctgTTATGTCCTTAAAATGTAAGCTATGCTAACATTTTACTTGAGTCATTTGTGGTTGACTCATTAAAGTTCACGTAAAAGGCTAAAAGGCCTACTCTGCTCCTTTTCTGGGTATTCACTCTGCAAACAATCACCTGGCTGGATTTGGTTAGCACCCTGAATCTGCATAGCTGGGTTTCTTTGGTTGCTTTGCTTTTACATTATTTTACCAATCCCAGCTATCCCAGGTTGTCACAAGCTTGTAAACGGTGCTCTCCATTACAGAGACTTACTCTACTTCACATGAATCcttgttaattgaaattatttcagTCTAACCCATTGTGAACTCACAAATACCATTTGAAATCCATTGAGGTGATCTTTGCTAAGATGTAAGCAAACCAGTCATTCATGTGCCCTTCAAAACCTCTTTGTTGATGCACAGGTTTTTCTCCAGCTTTTGCACCATTAAGCGTGGCATTGTGAGTACCTTTTGCAATTATGGTCATAATCTTGTCCTTTATCTTGATGTGGATATCAGTGCAGTGTAATGCAAAGACTTGCAGAAGCAGGGGTTTCTTGCTAGTCATGTGTCAAAACAAGTCCCATTTTATAGGGTTGTGGTGCCCTTTTTTTGTTTGCCTAATTGCATGACTGGCTGCATGCATTACCCAGTCTTTGCATGTTAAGGCTTTTAGGTCCGTATCTGTAGGGTTTTTGACTATACTGATTTTAACTTGTTTACTTTAGATGACTTTTTGTGCTTTATAAATGTGAGAAAGTTCAGTCTATAGAAAGGGCAGGGGGGTTGTCTCATCTGTGATAAACTGTGCCAGGATTTAACTTCAGCCCATCATCTGCAAGGTATCCAGTAGTATTTTTTATCAACTGATGTTTTAATGATCCCATAGACTCCTTTTAGCAAAGAATGTTTAGCTTAAAAAATTTGCCTCTCTTTGGCTGTGGGTTACTTTGATGGAATCTTGTTCCTTGTATTGTTCTTGGTCATGCTTGTTGCACCTGCATCAATTGTTCTCCACCAGTTACAATGATGAGAGAATTTGCAGAGCGTGGCATTCATAAACTATATAGTGTTGGCTCTGTAACAGTGACTTGCTTTCTGAGGATGGTCATTTGTTATGATTGTTTGTGATGTAAGTGAGAATCATAACTGGTGTAGTCTTTCGATGCTAGGGTTCGCTGCTCATTTACAATAGCCAAATGTCCAATTTCATACCCTCTATGGTGTGGGAAACGATAGCATattttctaactgaacatgatGTAAtggatttttctcttcttttatacTGTCAGGGTATTTGGTAC from the Populus nigra chromosome 1, ddPopNigr1.1, whole genome shotgun sequence genome contains:
- the LOC133685824 gene encoding methylsterol monooxygenase 2-2, producing MASIIESGWLYLITHFSDFQLACLGSFFLHESVFFLSGLPFIYLERAGWLKKYKIQMKNNTPAAQEKCIVRLLLYHFGVNLPVMLASYPVFRHMGMQSSLPFPSWKVILMQIIFYFILEDFIFYWGHRFLHTKWLYKHVHSIHHEYATPFGLTSEYAHPAEILFLGFATIVGPAITGPHLVTLWLWMVLRVLETVEAHCGYHFPWSLSNFLPLYGGADFHDYHHRLLYTKSGNYSSTFTYMDWVFGTDKGYRKLQALKNAGVENGGKQT